The Micropterus dolomieu isolate WLL.071019.BEF.003 ecotype Adirondacks linkage group LG20, ASM2129224v1, whole genome shotgun sequence genome has a segment encoding these proteins:
- the snx1b gene encoding sorting nexin-1, protein MAASSDRNPPPFPATEDPGAGRADMADGDSDEGEDIFVSNSNNPVAVSRGVSQPDHVNEMPPDLFSEEEANNTTARSNGVHSDDDNDLFAEAHVELSTDKPGSARKELSTSSGTHPASSITQSPAAMQPTSLEQLEDEEAKDSFDVDVAVTNPEKVGDGMNAYVTYKVSTRTSLPMFKSKAFSARRRYSDFLGLYEKLSVKQSLHGCIIPPPPEKSVVGMTKVKVGMDDPSSVEFVERRRAALERYLQRIVSHPLLLQDPDVREFLEREDLPRAVSTQTLSGAGFLKMINKASDAVNKMTIKMNESDTWFEDKFQEVESEEQQLRKLHALVDSLVNHRKELCGNTAIFAKSMAMLGNSEDNTALSRALSQLAEVEDKMEQLHQEQAASDFFIFEELLADYIRLLGAMRGCFDQRMRAWQRWQEAQSTLQKKRESEAKLLWANKPDKLQQAKEEITEWEARVTQYERDFDRIGVTVRKEVLRFEKEKAKDFKSQIIKYLEAMQQSQQRLIKFWEAFLPEAKAIA, encoded by the exons ATGGCGGCCAGCTCGGATCGGAATCCCCCTCCTTTCCCTGCAACAGAGGATCCTGGAGCCGGACGAGCTGACATGGCAGACGGAGACAGCGACGAGGGAGAGGACATCTTCGTCAGTAAC AGTAACAACCCTGTGGCTGTGAGCCGAGGAGTTTCTCAGCCGGACCATGTCAATGAGATGCCGccagatctgttcagtgaggaGGAGGCCAACAACACAACTGCCAGATCTAATGGAGTTCACTCTGATGATGACAACGACCTGTTTGCTG AGGCACACGTGGAGCTGAGCACAGACAAGCCTGGCTCTGCTCGGAAGGAGCTCTCCACCTCCTCTGGCACTCATCCAGCCTCCTCGATCACTCAGAGCCCTGCTGCCATGCAGCCCACCTCCCTGGAGCAG TTGGAGGACGAAGAGGCCAAGGATAGTTTTGATGTGGATGTTGCTGTCACCAACCCTGAGAAAGTTG GAGACGGCATGAATGCATATGTGACCTACAAAGTATCCACCAGG ACTTCCTTGCCCATGTTCAAGAGTAAAGCCTTCTCTGCGAGGAGGCGTTACAGTGACTTTCTGGGTCTTTATGAGAAGTTGTCGGTCAAGCAGTCCCTCCATGGCTGCATCATTCCACCACCACCTGAGAAAAGTGTTGTAG GAATGACCAAAGTGAAGGTGGGAATGGACGACCCGTCATCAGTAGAGTTTGTggagagaagaagagcagcTCTGGAGAG GTATCTTCAGAGAATAGTGTCTCACCCATTGTTACTACAAGATCCTGACGTCCGTGAGTTCTTAGAGAGAGAAGAT cTACCCAGAGCAGTGAGCACCCAGACGCTGAGTGGAGCTGGCTTCCTCAAAATGATCAATAAGGCGTCAGATGCTGTCAACAAGATGACCATCAAAATGAATGAGTCTGACACT TGGTTTGAGGACAAGTTCCAGGAGGTGGAGAGCGAGGAGCAGCAGTTGAGGAAGCTTCATGCCTTGGTCGACTCCCTGGTCAATCACAGGAAGG AGCTGTGTGGGAACACGGCAATATTTGCCAAAAGTATGGCCATGTTGGGAAACTCTGAGGATAACACCGCCCTGTCTCGGGCGCTGTCCCAGCTGGCAGAGGTGGAGGACAAGATGGAGCAACTGCATCAGGAGCAGGCAGCCAGTGACTTCTTCATCTTTGAAGAGCTGCTGGCCGACTACATCCGCCTGCTGGGTGCCATGCGG GGGTGTTTTGACCAGCGCATGCGGGCATGGCAGCGATGGCAGGAGGCTCAGAGCACACTCCAGAAGAAGAGAGAGTCAGAGGCCAAGCTGCTATGGGCCAACAAGCCGGACAAACTGCAGCAGGCCAAAGAAGAGATCACTGAG TGGGAGGCGAGGGTTACTCAGTACGAGAGAGACTTTGACCGGATTGGCGTGACTGTACGCAAGGAGGTTCTCAGGTTTGag aAAGAAAAAGCCAAGGATTTCAAGAGCCAGATAATCAAATATTTGGAGGCAATGCAGCAGTCTCAACAACGG CTTATAAAGTTTTGGGAGGCGTTCCTGCCTGAAGCAAAGGCAATAGCTTAA